The following are encoded together in the Planococcus antarcticus DSM 14505 genome:
- a CDS encoding GspE/PulE family protein, with amino-acid sequence MAIVRRRLGDILVEQGLLTQAELQETLKGKETDQKLGDALLQRGIITEQQLIETLEVQLGIPHVSLFRYPFDPMLFNVVPKEFAKRKLVVPLKTEGDRLFIAMNDPTDFITIDDLRLTTGFQIEPTIASKEDIVKTIAKYYDEESYDELLEELPQATEEQQNELNDLDAPIVRLVNQILSNAVSQKASDVHFDPQENRILVRYRIDGTLRTERVLPKTMQQMITARIKILANLDITENRIPQDGRIKTTVDFRAIDLRVSSLPTVFGEKIVMRILDLSQNLTDISKLGFNDINMERFLHEIDKPNGIILISGPTGSGKSSTLYAALNKLNSEEVNIITVEDPVEYQLEGINQIQVNANVGLTFAAGLRSILRQDPDIVMVGEIRDKETADISIRASLTGHLVLSTIHTNDSIASITRLMDMGIEPFLVTASLNAVVAQRLIRRVCRDCREIQPATVREKAIFAKRGISIGTIARGKGCPQCNMSGYKGRMAIHEVLVVDDAIKDIINRGGTAAEIREIAVRNKTIFLIDDGLIKVKEGMTTTEEVLRVAMTD; translated from the coding sequence TTGGCGATTGTCAGAAGAAGGTTAGGCGATATATTGGTCGAACAGGGATTATTGACACAAGCGGAATTGCAGGAAACGCTAAAAGGCAAAGAGACCGATCAAAAGCTGGGCGACGCTTTGCTTCAGCGCGGCATCATCACCGAGCAACAATTGATCGAGACGCTGGAAGTCCAGCTCGGCATCCCTCATGTTTCGCTGTTCCGTTATCCGTTCGATCCGATGCTGTTCAATGTGGTGCCCAAGGAATTTGCCAAGCGCAAACTAGTGGTGCCACTCAAGACAGAAGGCGACCGGCTGTTTATTGCCATGAACGACCCGACGGATTTCATCACCATTGATGACCTTCGGCTGACGACCGGTTTCCAGATCGAGCCGACCATCGCTTCCAAAGAAGATATCGTCAAAACCATTGCGAAATACTACGACGAAGAATCCTATGACGAGCTGTTGGAGGAATTGCCGCAGGCTACGGAAGAACAGCAAAATGAATTGAACGATCTGGACGCGCCGATTGTCCGTCTCGTCAATCAAATCCTGTCAAACGCCGTTTCGCAAAAAGCCAGCGATGTCCATTTTGACCCACAGGAAAATCGCATCCTTGTGCGTTACCGGATTGACGGAACGCTGCGTACCGAGCGGGTCTTGCCGAAGACCATGCAGCAGATGATTACGGCGCGCATCAAGATTCTGGCAAATTTGGACATTACCGAAAACCGCATTCCGCAAGATGGTCGGATTAAGACCACAGTCGACTTCCGTGCGATCGATTTGCGCGTCTCGTCTTTACCGACGGTTTTCGGTGAAAAAATCGTTATGCGGATTTTAGACTTGAGCCAAAACTTGACCGATATTTCAAAACTCGGTTTTAATGACATCAACATGGAGCGATTTTTGCACGAAATTGACAAACCGAATGGCATCATTCTTATATCCGGTCCGACCGGTTCCGGTAAATCATCGACGCTGTATGCGGCGCTGAACAAACTTAACTCGGAAGAAGTCAATATCATCACCGTTGAAGACCCCGTCGAGTACCAACTAGAAGGCATCAATCAAATCCAGGTAAATGCCAATGTTGGACTGACGTTTGCAGCTGGACTCCGGTCGATTTTGCGCCAGGATCCGGACATCGTCATGGTCGGGGAAATCCGGGACAAAGAAACGGCTGATATTTCGATACGGGCTTCCTTGACTGGTCATTTGGTGTTAAGCACCATCCACACCAATGATTCAATCGCCTCGATCACCCGCCTGATGGATATGGGCATCGAGCCTTTCCTGGTGACGGCTTCACTGAACGCCGTTGTGGCACAGCGTTTAATACGCCGCGTCTGCCGGGACTGCCGTGAAATTCAACCAGCCACTGTGCGCGAAAAAGCGATTTTTGCCAAACGCGGCATTTCGATCGGCACCATCGCGCGCGGCAAAGGCTGTCCGCAATGCAATATGAGCGGCTATAAAGGGCGTATGGCGATCCATGAAGTGCTGGTCGTCGACGATGCCATTAAAGACATCATCAACCGTGGCGGCACCGCAGCGGAAATCCGTGAAATCGCCGTCCGGAATAAAACCATCTTCCTCATCGACGACGGTTTAATAAAAGTAAAGGAGGGCATGACAACGACGGAAGAAGTACTTCGCGTTGCCATGACAGATTAG